The genomic DNA TTAGCCGGGGGTGGATTCGTAGAAATCCACCGAGACATAAGTTACTTGATGTCAGTGGAACCTGTTTCAGAAGAAACTAAAGACTTGAGAGACTGTGCATTCATCAAGGCATAAAAGGTGAGAAGATATAAATTAACCGTGTGGGGCATAATAAAGAGTGATTCCAGTGGAAGAGAGAGCTTGAAGGATGCCGTCATGGACGTTTGTTAATAAGCCAACGGCGTAGATGGTGGGAGGAGCAGAGTAGCCATGAGATTCCAACAAGCGATTGATGGAGGGACGACCAGACGAGCATGAAAGCCAGGGGGAAGCGGAAACAAattgatgtcccaaaagaccgATGTTACAGCCTCAGCCTCCTCGGGAGTAGCCTTCTacattaaaagtgaaaaaaggaaaactattgGAAGGAGGTTTTGAAGCAGACAAACACGTACGGGTTCAAAATGTAGAAATCTCAAGGGTTATCAGCTGATACTAGTTAAAACTTGCCTCTGGTTGCCATCTCACAATGGTGGGGGGATTCTCATCCTCGTCCCTGAATCTCGGCAAGGGTAAATGATCCTCGACAGGCAGGTACTCCGTCctctgtttgaaaaaaaatgcaaatccAGTGTGGAAAAGGATAAAATGGCGTCAGAATTAGGCAAACAAAACTACAAGTGAGAAAAAGTAGACAATGCATGGGGTTGTGTGACTCAAAAATAGTTAttgcaaaggaaaaaaaaaaaaaaaagcattgacTCGTTTTATCTTAATTACCGTAACTATATGTACTTCGGAAGAGAGATGACTGGTGAAAGTATCAAAGCCTTGGCCACGAAGATCTTTGCCATCGCCAAAAAGATCTTCGCATATTGAGCAGAACCAGATGGCAGATTGATCCGTTGTTTCACTGCATTTATCATCCTCAAGCGTCCCTGACACTGTGGGGAAATAATAAAAGTAGAGAGCTATTACAGAAACAGATATGCCTGGTTAATTATTTCAACAACAACTGTGAGAGTACTGGacaaatacacacacacacacacctgtCAGAATTAAGTTAATCCAGGTGATGGCGTCTTCTTCAGGGGAAGTAAATGAAAACGGCCTGAATAGGTTGTATCCACTTACAAGTGGTGCAGGGAAGGCATTGGGAAAGCATATGCCCAACATATTAGCTGGAGGTGAATTCTCATCCATCCACTCACCCATAAGTGACATGATAGCTGAGGAACCTGTTTCAGAAAGAAACTAAAGACTTGAAGaaactctctctatatatatataaactaaagaCTTGAAGAActctctataaatatatatatatatatatatatatatatatatatataaacagaagaCACTAAAGAAGAATTGGAACTCTCATATTCAATTCATCATCCGATCTTAGTTAGGAAGGTATGAGGATCAAGAGAATACTAACTGAAGGGGGAGTAATAAAGGATGATCCCAGAGGAAGAGAGAGCTCGAAGGATGTCAACATGTACGTCTGTTAGTATGCCAACGGCATAGATGGTGACATGACCAGAGTAGCCATGAGATTCCAAGAGCCCATTAATGCACGGACGGACCCGACGTGGATCAAAGCCAGGGGGAACCGGATACTCCTTGATGTCCCAATAGACCAATGTTACAGCATTAACCTCCTTCCCCGTAGCCTTCTTCATCATTCAATAAACCTAACGAcaatcaaaatttcaatattGGGGAAGCAGATCAGATCGCTAACAACGGAATATCAAAACAACACAGATATACGCATTAGTCGGAGAGATCGATTGACACGGTTAAATCACCGACCGAGAAAGCGAAACACAGGCCGTAGACCGCAAATACAAACTCTTCAAATACTTGTGGTGAGCAAATATACATCTAATtctttgcatatatataataatgaaataaaacacataatatgTCGTATATTATATGATCCGTACGACAGAAAGAGTTGTATAATTGCATGAATGATTAGGCCATTAGATCTCTACCACTTCCATTTAGACTCCAAACCTGAGttttaattaaatcttattGTATATATTGGAAATATTAACATTAAGCACTTAACACTTCACatacaatttctaaaaatattcttCATTCTCTCGATTACGAGATTCCTCGTTATACAGCTCGTGCATGTGATTTCACTATAATCTTTGTTctcaacatatataaagattccattttaactaaaaaaagaatatttatatattatcaaacaccttttggctTTTCCAATTTCAATTACTTTAGGGTCATCAATTATGAAGTTTGTTgattctaaaacaaaaagaagagagaagaaacaaaaccaagcaTGAACTATGGCcctagatatttttttatttttcttttggccCTCTTCGTTTCTTTTAGGGCATTCTCATCCCTCATCCTGCTGTTGGGTGTCAAAAAAgctaaacaataatatttttaatttaatttaattatttaattatttttttgtttttcaacaaATCAAGAGATGACAGATGTTGACACTGTGTCTTATTTGTTCTGGGCAGAGACACTGATCACACATCTTTCtaccattttcttatttttttatttttttatttttctgatccCATGTCAAAAATGTGCAATGGGAGTGCTCTTATGAAATCAGTAAgttaacaaaaactaaagaagaaaagcaagaaatgagcttttataaatatatttttcgaaataaaaagaaaaagagctttaatctatatataatagcaaacccacttttttgtgtcaacttttaatccaatggatgagattagttccacttttaatccaacggtttaaaattattaatcgtgtcttttgGTCGCACcctcatctttcaaaaatcacacctcttaatttttgcatctctttgttgtacctcttggtttcaaaaatcacatctattaatttttacacctttttatttcacacctctatgtgttacacctctttgttgtacctccatgtttcacatctattaatttttacacctttacatttcacacctctatgtcttacacctctttgtttattatatataaacttttcttgactacataaacaagtttcgaaaaattgttttctgagtactaaataaggtcaactttaatctaacggataaaattctatatataatagcaaacccacttttttgtgtcaacttttaatccaatggatgagattagttccacttttaatccaacggtttaaaattattaatcgtgtcttttcgtcgcaccctcatctttcaaaaatcacacctcttaatttttgcatctctttgttgtacctcttggtttcaaaaatcacatctattaatttttacacctttttatttcacacctctatgtgttacacctctttgttgtacctccatgtttcacatctattaatttttacacctttacatttcacacctctatgtcttacacctctttgtttattatatataaacttttcttgactacataaacaagtttcgaaaaattgttttctgagtactaaataaggtcaactttaatctaacggataaaattctatatataatagcaaacccacttttttgtgtcaacttttaatccaatggatgagattagttccacttttaatccaacggtttaaaattattaatcgtgtcttttcgtcgcaccctcatctttcaaaaatcacacctcttaatttttgcatctctttgttgtacctcttggtttcaaaaatcacatccattaatttttacacctttttatttcacacctctatgtgttacacctctttgttgtacctccatgtttcacatctattaatttttacacctttacatttcacacctctatgtcttacacctctttgtttattatatataaacttttcttgactacataaacaagtttcgaaaaattgttttctgagtactaaataaggtcaactttaatctaacggaTAAAATTGTTTCTGttatctcatctaacggtttaaaattattaatgattccaATAGTTGCAAGTTTTCTTTCTTCCAATaatcgtgtttcttcgtcgtacccccatcttttaaaaatcgcacctattaaaccgtttgttaatgatctcaaaaattgcaatgtttcggtccaacaattgtgttttttcgttgcacccccagctttccatgttggcacccgttagttttcacacctttttgttttacacctatttgtttatataaagttgcaatgttttgatccaacaattgtgtttcttcgttgtacccctagctctcaatggttgcacttgttagttttcacacctttttgtttcacacctctttgttttcacactctttgtttttatatatatacatatttttatggactttgaaaagagtttttgttctttgagtattattaatgatctcaccctttgttaatgatctcaaagttgcaaaATTTTGGTCCaccaattgtgtttcttcgttgcaccccagctttccatgttggcacccgttagttttcacacccttttgttttatacctctttgtttatatatatatccagatttttatggactttgtgaagagtttttgttctttgagtattattaatgatctcaccctttgttaatgatctcaaagttgcaaaATTTTGGTCCaccaattgtgtttcttcgttgcaccccagctttccatgttggcacccgtgagttttcacacccttttgttttatacctctttgtttatatatatatccagatttttatggactttgtgaagagtttttgttctttgagtattattaatgatctcaccctttgttaatgatctcaaagttgcaaaATTTTGGTCCaccaattgtgtttcttcgttgcaccccagctttccatgttggcacccgtgagttttcacacccttttgttttatacctctttgtttatatatatatccagatttttatggactttgtgaagagtttttgttctttgagtattattaatgatctcaccctttgttaatgatctcaaagttgcaaaATTTTGGTCCaccaattgtgtttcttcgttgcaccccagctttccatgttggcacccgtgagttttcacacccttttgttttatacctctttgtttatatatatatccagatttttatggactttgtgaagagtttttgttctttgagtattattaatgatctcaccctttgttaatgatctcaaagttgcaaaATTTTGGTCCaccaattgtgtttcttcgttgcaccccagctttccatgttggcacccgtgagttttcacacccttttgttttatacctctttgtttatatatatatccagatttttatggactttgtgaagagtttttgttctttgagtattattaatgatctcaccctttgttaatgatctcaaagttgcaaaATTTTGGTCCaccaattgtgtttcttcgttgcaccccagctttccatgttggcacccgtgagttttcacacccttttgttttacacctcttagtttatataaagttgcaatgttttgatccaacaattgtgtttcttcgttgtacccctagcattcaatggttgcacttgttagttttcgcacatttttgtttcacatctctttgttttcacactttttgtttatatatatatacagatttttatggactttgagaagagtttttgttctttttgtattatttatgatctcatcatttgttaatgatctcaaatttgcaaagttttggtccaacaattgtgtttcttcgttgcacccccaactttccatgttggcacctgttagttttcacacccttttgttttacacctctttgtttatataaagttgcaatgttttgatctaaAAATTGTGTTTATTCGTTGTATCCCTAGCTTTTAATGGTTGCACTtattagttttcacacatttttgtttcacacctctttgtttttacactctttgtttatatatatatatatatatacagatttttatggactttgaaagagtttttgttgtttgagtatgattaatgatcttaccatttgttaatgatctcaaaagttgcaaagtttcagtccaacaattgtgtttcttcgttgcacttGCACCTCCAGCTTTCTATGTTGGCACCCGtaagttttcacacccttttgttttacacctctttgtttatataaagttgcaatgttttgatccaaaaattgtgtttattcattgtacccctagctttcaatggttgcacttgttagttttcacacatttttgtttcacacttctttgttttcacactctttgtttatatatatatatacagatttttatggattttgaaagagtttttgttgtttgagtatgattaatgatctcaccctttgttaatgatctcaaaagttgcaaagtttcggtccaacaattttgtttcttcattgcACCTCCAGCTTTCtttgttggcacccgttagttttcacaccttttgttttacacctctttatttatataaagttgcagtgttttgatccaacaattgtgtttcttcgtcgtaccccttgatttaaatatttgcacttgttagtttttgcatctttttgtttaacacatttttgttttacacgtctttattttcatatttttgcatcttttcGTCATAACCCTATCTTCAAAAATCGCACCTAataattttttcacatttttttcacCCTTCTATGTTTTCcacctttatattttacacctctttgtttattatatataaacttttatggaatacaaaaacaagtttcgaattttttgttttctaagtattttttaaacttacaagttaataaataaaatcatagatttatatgtttatatattaaagtaaattCACATTTAGGggtaaatttaaatataacaaatgagattatttttattatctcatctaactgtttagatttgttaatgatcttaaaaattgcaatattttgatccaacaattgtgtttcttcgtcgtactcccagctttcaatgttcacatttgttagttttcgcacatttttgtttcacacctctttgtttatatatatatatatatatatatatttatggaccttgaaaagagtttttttgttatttgactaTTATTTAATAcctctaaatttaaaaattctgagtattattttctttcaatttattaatcgatattaattcactcatctttgttaaaaaatttggattgttttatttattgattcattcatctaacttttgtttaatgtcgttttccatctaattgtattgatcatctctttcaagtattaatttaggtaattaatggtgatttctaatttttcatagatttatatttttagttaattgttgttggttgcagttgcagctatgagctctttcttcctcattctcttattattttttataaatttcgatagaataataattcaaattttattctatatgaatatcttttaaaattgattatctgaatATGATTCAGTAAAcctaaatttatatatctttaatattattctcttattgtcaccgaatcaatttttcattttcatatataacaaatattttatttaactaatttggttaattcatcttagtcattatttatgacttttatattatacatttaaaaattaccaaaaaaaattcactcgagatgtgaaattaacaatgttaatcatttcaagttttcactttccCGTGCGGTAACGCACGAGCCGACATCctagtttatataataaaatttacaacaacaACCCCAAAAAGTGCATTTGGGTCCAAATCTAACGAAAGGGAAAACTAGTTTATTATGGTGTCTAAGGCTAGCCTGGTTTCTCCACTCATGTCTTTTTGGCATTTTCCCTCCACTTTTAGTTTGTTCtacttgcatatatatatgtgctccATGTTAGGCATATTCAAAACccttttattataaattagatATGTCACCTTTTAGTTTCGtgtaataattatattgatataGCTAGCATTTTAGAAATATCTTAACAATTCACCAGAAGGGAAACTACGGTCTATAGTAGTAATACAAATCGAAGAATTTCTCATGAAGCACCAAATTCAACTctacttcatatatatatacatataatttctATGATAAGAAGTTTTTGACTGAAGCCCATACTAATTTCTATGGAAGAGTTAGATATTCTTGCCATCTAAAATATCTATAATGATCAACCACTATTGAAAATATCGTAATGTCATATTGTCATAACACTAAATcgcaaaaacacaaactaatatTTCACATCAATCTATAGAAAACTCGAGATTATAGATTGATGTGAAATTATAGAAAACTCGAGTTTGCATTTCCATAACAAACTCCTACTCTctcaaaagtttaaaattctAGTACATTTTTGCTATGTTTGGCCAATCAAAGCCTACAACCAACtcgatcccttattttttttatatgcttGATAATAGATCTATAACCCTACATTGACTCACGAATACATAGGACCACtagaatctttgattttttttttttaaagtttattatagaGAAAATTGTAAAAACAGGCATTTTTTAGGTGAGAGATTCGGGAGTAGGCATCCACACAGTAAAAGACATTAGTTTAGCTGATAAGATCACTGTTGCTGACCAAATTACCCTCTGTGTAAGCGTGGTTTTGTTTTCCACGCGCTTGTCTATGATGTCACGGTAGCGAGGAATAGTCACCTGACGTCTCTTCTCCCAACCATCTCTCCTTCGCCGATCAAAACCAGaggaagacaaaaataaaaccagcGCTTCCTTTCACCACAACCATGGCTTCTTCTCACGACCGTGCTCCATCGATCAACACCATCTCCGTCACTAACAACACCAATTcctttgccccaaaaaaaaaatcgcttCGCCAACACCATCTTAGATCCAAAGATTTCAATAAATtcaatctgttttgttttagatgaagaaaactaaaccctaaggaGATACTATCTTGTGAACCCAAGGGCTCTAATTATAAAGATTAATCGAATAAAACTTCCAATCGCATCTAAAAATTTACACTAAATTTGGGCAACGGAATCATCTAATTTATAGGGTTCTAAGCAATAGGGGATCGAGAAATTTACCTGAGAGATACGTAGAGTTGGTTGAGTCTCGAAATCGCCTAGGAGAGTAAAAACAATGTCTTAGGCAAAGAAGATGACAGTTTTGGTGCCGTTTATATCATTAACACAGAGACTGCTTGCAATACATGTTTTCTCCACTTAAAACAACACAGCGTGCGACTAGATTAAGCTTGAACGACACATTGATCACCTCAGGCGtttttaacttattttatcCTCAGGAGTCCTGACTCCTGatacttatttttaaaatacccgGCCCATTTCTATCAGTTTTCCTCTCTAATTTAGGCCCATTATCTAACAAGAACATAAAACTGCTTGCCGTTTTAATGATCAACACAGAGACTGCATTACGTGCATGTTCTATCTAACTTCTAACTTCTAAGATGTgagcaaaaaaaattgactcTATTCTGTTCACTCCATTCGGAACCTAAACAATGCTTTCAATTGATAGACTATCTCACTAGATTTATTGATATCTCAATGAAATGTTGATTTGGCCTGTCTTGTGAACGTGTAACTACTACACATAACATTAACCATTGGCTGATAATATACACACAAACGATGTTTGAATTGGTAAGGCGTTTTAATCACCTCTCGATTGGCCTGTCTTTTGAAATATACACAACATGACATGTGATCGCAATGCAAGCCAGTTGACAACATAACCATTGTCATATCTCGATTCAATCTATTCTAAACAAATGTaccgaaaagaaaaagaaaaaaaaaccataacaaACCGAGCAGTAAGGGTTTTTGATTTGCTAATAAAAAGTACAGAATAAAATCATCTATTATGAACCTAACACATACACCAATTAACGTAACCAAAAGGGACGCAGGCCGGATTTAAGATCTGATTTTGTGGAAACGATCCTCACAGAGAAATTGACAATCCCGTTACGTTTGCCGTACTCGTCCCACAGTCTATAACTCAGACAGTGCAAAAAACCCTCAGGCGCATACTCTCCCGTAAAATCCTTAACCGGAACACGTGCCGTTCCCACGCGCTTATCCTCCCCTGATGAACTCCGGCACGAAACCTCCACGTACATGACCGTCGGTAATTCTTCTTTCCCCGATGCAAACTCCGTCTCTAGCTTGTCCTCCCACATCGGATAATCCCCACCGGTCTCGTCCACACTCGTTCTCATCGGATGTTTCCAGTAGTTCCCTGCCATGCCGAAAGCAACGACGGCGTTCTTTTTCACCGGTCTTCTATTGTAGACGAGATCCTCCGCCGATATTCCCGTGATTTGTATCTTACGACTCATTCTGCTTCGATCTACTATTTGCTTTCACGagaccctaaaaaaaaaaatgatattatggttctctttatttatttatttattcacgAGTAACTTGTATTTATCTAGGTAACatactaacatatatataggagtctttatttataaagggcttttttttttttttttttacattttacttTATTGTTTTATAGTTAAGATTAGGAAACTAGGAAGGTGATGAGAAATTACGTTCATAGAAGAGGAGAAGCTTCCTTCTGTCTTCCTAATTTTAATATcagaaacagaattaaaaagaaagtttaATGAGTTATAAACTTGATGATAAGTACCAAAGCtaaagagaaattaaattaaaaaaaaaaagcaacttaTTTATGGTCACatgaaatcaaaatctaaacGCCTCTCCAAGGGTTTTGAGCCAGAGCAAGTGTTACGTTTCGCAAGTCTGTACTTGGAGAAAGGAGAAGTTGagtgttcttcttcctcacttggCATGTGACTTCCACCATCTATTTGAAACGGCGTGTTCAGCTCGTTTTGTCTGTGCCGTTTCAAAGCCGGTGAGCTTCTTTTGGAGATAATGGAGGGTGTGTTGAAAGTACTCGCAGCCATTCTCAGTCTCTTTTTGATCTCCTTCACTTCTTGTATGCACTCATTATCGTTGCTGCTCTGTGGAGTTTCTTGAGTACTCTCTGAAACttcttttacataaatataGTAAAACTTGTTAACATGTGATGATCAAACTGTGAAACGTGTCCAatcatatattatacatatttcaCCCTTACCATTGAGGCTTGACCAGTCAGATTCTACTGATGATGAGATTGATTCATCTCCTCTAAGAGAGCTTGTGGAGGAAGGAGTGCTCCTCCAATTAGTGGGTCCTAATGTTAACTCCAAGGAATCCCTTAGAGGACTCTTTGCTGCAGCTTCCTcgatttgtaatattttttgattaaaaaagttGTATTCAAAACCAGAAGGTCTAGAACCAGAGGAGAGGTTACTAGGAAACTGCTCCAGTCTTTTCTTAACTGAGCAATTCCAGTGGTTCTTAATATTATTCTCCGTCCTGTGAGTTTCCATGACCAAGATTTTAGAGAGAAATAAAACTCAAACCAGCCTCACTATCTCTTCATCTAAATCAGACGAAGTTGATCAGTAAATCAGTAATTTTCTAAGTTATAGTTAGGACAAACCTTCCAGGCAAGAGCTTGGCAATCTCTGCCCACTTATTGCCGTGTTCTCTTTGTGATTGAACGAGAATGAGTTCCTCTTCTCTAGTCCACGCAGTTTTTTTAATAGTCGGATTCAAATGATTATGCCACCTAAAatacataacaaacaaaataatataaccaGCTTTATGGGGATAAAATGTGATGCATGGAAACCAAATgcgaaaagaaaaacaatataaaagacCTTTCACGACATTGCTTGCCGATGCGACCAGAGAGTTGCTTTGAAATTTTCGACCACTGAGGCCTATCATTCTTCATATGATCCTTAACCAATTTACTTAAGAGGTCATCTtcctgtttatatatatatatatatagcaagaGATATGACCACTTAGTACTAATGAAACAACGTAGGTATAGCTAGCATATATCAATAAGGGAAACCAAAAATTACATCTTTTGTCCAATGTCCTTTGTAGAGGTTTGGATCAAGAACCTTTAGCCAACGGTGCTGACACTGGACTTCGCTTCTCTTGTCTTTCAGT from Camelina sativa cultivar DH55 chromosome 2, Cs, whole genome shotgun sequence includes the following:
- the LOC104712062 gene encoding uncharacterized protein LOC104712062, which produces MMKKATGKEVNAVTLVYWDIKEYPVPPGFDPRRVRPCINGLLESHGYSGHVTIYAVGILTDVHVDILRALSSSGIILYYSPFSSSAIMSLMGEWMDENSPPANMLGICFPNAFPAPLVSGYNLFRPFSFTSPEEDAITWINLILTVSGTLEDDKCSETTDQSAIWFCSICEDLFGDGKDLRGQGFDTFTSHLSSEVHIVTRTEYLPVEDHLPLPRFRDEDENPPTIVRWQPEASFN
- the LOC104712047 gene encoding myb-like protein A isoform X2, whose protein sequence is MTTESNDLNRSESESDISAIDFSLGCKRVSGPTRRSTKGGWTSEEDELLTNAVKMYKGHTSWKNIVELVPGLKDKRSEVQCQHRWLKVLDPNLYKGHWTKDEDDLLSKLVKDHMKNDRPQWSKISKQLSGRIGKQCRERWHNHLNPTIKKTAWTREEELILVQSQREHGNKWAEIAKLLPGRTENNIKNHWNCSVKKRLEQFPSNLSSGSRPSGFEYNFFNQKILQIEEAAAKSPLRDSLELTLGPTNWRSTPSSTSSLRGDESISSSVESDWSSLNEVSESTQETPQSSNDNECIQEVKEIKKRLRMAASTFNTPSIISKRSSPALKRHRQNELNTPFQIDGGSHMPSEEEEHSTSPFSKYRLAKRNTCSGSKPLERRLDFDFILWDEYGKRNGIVNFSVRIVSTKSDLKSGLRPFWLR
- the LOC104712047 gene encoding myb-related protein B-like isoform X1, whose translation is MTTESNDLNRSESESDISAIDFSLGCKRVSGPTRRSTKGGWTSEEDELLTNAVKMYKGHTSWKNIVELVPGLKDKRSEVQCQHRWLKVLDPNLYKGHWTKDEDDLLSKLVKDHMKNDRPQWSKISKQLSGRIGKQCRERWHNHLNPTIKKTAWTREEELILVQSQREHGNKWAEIAKLLPGRTENNIKNHWNCSVKKRLEQFPSNLSSGSRPSGFEYNFFNQKILQIEEAAAKSPLRDSLELTLGPTNWRSTPSSTSSLRGDESISSSVESDWSSLNVSESTQETPQSSNDNECIQEVKEIKKRLRMAASTFNTPSIISKRSSPALKRHRQNELNTPFQIDGGSHMPSEEEEHSTSPFSKYRLAKRNTCSGSKPLERRLDFDFM